Below is a window of Candidatus Methylomirabilota bacterium DNA.
GAGGGCGGATCGCCGGGGCCGCTGGCCTAGCTATGATAATTCGCGGCCTGAGCGTCGTTATCGGTGCGGTAGTGGCGGCGAGCCCTGTCCAGGAGCGCGTCGGCAATCACCGGAACGAACTCGCGCACGGCGAGAATGGCCGCCTCGGCGTCGGGCATCGCGGCGGGCCTGGCGTAGTGGGCCAGGAACGTGCTGCGGAGGGATGTGGGCTCGCCGCTGGGACCGAAGATGTCCGCATACGCGCGCTCCACGGCGCGCTCGAGCCGCGCGTAATCGTCGACGGGAATGACGTCGGAGTGCGCGGCGCTCACGCGCTGGAGCAGGCCGCGGTGGATCTGCGAGTCGAAGTTGTCGAGGGAGTAGCCGCACAGGAGCGAGAAGGCGTGCGTCGTCATCAGCTCGGCCCACAGCTCTTCGAGCCGGATCGTGGCGGCCAGGCTCCTGCGGCGTAGCAGGTCGACTATCTCGCCGAATGCGCGGACGCTTCCGTGGCCTACGGCGGTCGCCGCCTCGATCGTGCCGCCGATGAGCGTGCGGAAGCGCGCGCGGTCGGGCATGCCGTTCACGAGGAGTTGGGCCACACACTCGGCGGCGTCGAGAACGGTGAGCTGCCCGCGATGCTGGAAATCGTCGAGAGCGAACCGTTCGTCCTCCAGACCGCGCGCGATGGTCTGCCAATGAGAAGGCGTGACGACGAGAACAACGGCCTCGCCGCGGCGCAGACCCTCGCCGGCGAAGCG
It encodes the following:
- a CDS encoding MEDS domain-containing protein, producing the protein MNASATWESVLAAPAPRQHIAQLYTEPGFLARAVGRFAGEGLRRGEAVVLVVTPSHWQTIARGLEDERFALDDFQHRGQLTVLDAAECVAQLLVNGMPDRARFRTLIGGTIEAATAVGHGSVRAFGEIVDLLRRRSLAATIRLEELWAELMTTHAFSLLCGYSLDNFDSQIHRGLLQRVSAAHSDVIPVDDYARLERAVERAYADIFGPSGEPTSLRSTFLAHYARPAAMPDAEAAILAVREFVPVIADALLDRARRHYRTDNDAQAANYHS